One Castanea sativa cultivar Marrone di Chiusa Pesio chromosome 4, ASM4071231v1 DNA window includes the following coding sequences:
- the LOC142632531 gene encoding uncharacterized protein LOC142632531, producing the protein MPPKKKIMGILTGVGEKHRSEPSTDHISMHSKGIESSGEAGHHKSRNIMAAIEDLQCSQAAMWVKFQSLHEQTTIPQTPQGGQVSGGSDFVESMSEYMEVWKRDGVVFTHFQDIVKVDIFNTVHAFFHSGSLLKSLNHTYITLIPKVPFPEEVSYFKPISLCNVIYKVIANVLVNRLKPLMDCLITPFQNAFIRGRNISDNILIAHEIFDYLGKEKGRKNCFGALKIDMSKAYDRVDWNFLKAVLIAMNFNDRWVQWIMECVTSIHYTLLINGNLSQSFYPKKGLRQGDPLSPYLFLMCANILSLAILKVKNQKRIKGVQLGRNGLSFTHLFFADDSLLFFKNDNQSLANIQGILNWYCSLSGQSINLYKFDLFCSPNMSEEAKETLAHALQVNLVQAPSKYLGINFKLRGKRVADFQFLLDKSFLVGAWLNERKLHLVSWDKICRPRDEGDLGLKKFGLMNQAMLAKQFWRIGQNPQSLIAKTFKARYFPNFSIHDRVPKPHHSWFWRSIVTQKNNLLKEGRWIVRSGTNIPLSHSAWFPCQPQTLRQHNLSNGSVADLIDSTTHSWKPGLVRLLYSYPISSEILRLPISKTGSGLDLIAWKYSSSGDYQVKHAYNLISKDNVLHSLNQWHLIWKVQVPAKIANFVWRLCHDSLPTYLSLRSRGIPVASSCPLCEEDEESSSHLMLFCPFAKAIWHGTTLAIHTSDIRNISVQQWLGQLLLRHKSLDLDNMRYLQGVFTTLWSIWTHRNLVVHEGKQPNPLEVILTAQSLVCRFTEAFGCCSTSVHRRDVQNKRVQIPVGPWQLIVKVAGARLKKLNRAGFAYEAKTAQGNTILQGISSCADQPIPVIIQGPMLEVALKARNLGFKHILFLSDCRRAVQVNNCKLTTNWQEKSFMSDWSYLLADGFVYHSVFVPRVVNSWTFSLAQLATKMKINCCTVNTNLL; encoded by the exons ATGCCTCCAAAGAAGAAGATTATGGGGATACTGACTGGTGTGGGTGAAAAGCATCGGTCAGAACCAAGTACAGATCATATATCTATGCACTCTAAAGGCATAGAATCCTCGGGTGAAGCTGGTCATCATAAGAGCAGGAATATCATGGCTGCCATTGAAGATCTTCAGTGTTCTCAGGCTGCTATGTGGGTAAAGTTTCAGTCCCTacatgaacaaacaaccataCCTCAAACCCCTCAAGGTGGTCAAG TGAGTGGTGGGAGTGACTTTGTGGAAAGTATGAGTGAATATATGGAAGTATGGAAGAGAGATGGAGTGGTGTTTACCCATTTTCAG GATATTGTTAAGGTGGATATTTTCAATACTGTCCATGCCTTCTTTCATTCTGGTTCTCTTCTTAAATCTCTGAATCATACCTATATCACTCTCATTCCCAAAGTGCCTTTTCCTGAGGAGGTCTCCTATTTCAAACCTATTAGCCTTTGTAATGTTATTTACAAGGTCATTGCCAATGTCTTGGTTAATAGGCTTAAACCTCTTATGGATTGTCTTATCACTCCATTCCAAAATGCCTTTATCAGAGGAAGAAATATTTCTGACAATATTTTAATTGCTCATGAGATCTTTGATTATTTGGGTAaggagaaaggaagaaagaattGTTTTGGGGCTTTGAAGATCGATATGAGCAAAGCATATGATAGGGTAGATTGGAATTTTCTTAAGGCTGTCCTCATTGCTATGAATTTTAATGATAGGTGGGTTCAGTGGATTATGGAGTGTGTCACTTCTATTCATTATACACTCCTCATTAATGGGAATCTCTCTCAATCCTTCTACCCCAAGAAGGGCCTTAGGCAGGGAGACCCTCTCTCCCCCTACCTTTTCCTTATGTGTGCCAATATTCTCTCTTTGGCAATTTTAAAGGTGAAAAATCAAAAGAGGATTAAGGGGGTTCAATTAGGTAGGAATGGCCTTTCCTTCACCCATTTGTTCTTTGCTGATGACTCTCTCCTATTCTTcaaaaatgacaatcaatctttAGCCAACATTCAAGGGATCCTAAACTGGTATTGTTCATTATCTGGACAGAGCATCAATCTCTACAAGTTTGATCTTTTTTGCTCACCTAATATGTCTGAGGAGGCTAAGGAAACTCTAGCTCATGCCTTGCAGGTTAACCTTGTCCAAGCTCCTAGCAAATACCTTGGCATTAATTTTAAACTAAGAGGAAAGAGGGTTGCTGATTTTCAGTTTCTTCTGGATAAG AGCTTTTTGGTGGGGGCATGGCTGAATGAAAGGAAATTACACTTAGTTAGTTGGGACAAGATTTGCAGACCTAGGGATGAGGGTGATTTAGGACtgaaaaagtttggtttaatgaaCCAAGCTATGTTGGCCAAACAATTTTGGAGAATTGGGCAGAATCCTCAGTCCCTTATTGCCAAAACTTTTAAAGCTAGATATTTCCCTAACTTTTCAATTCATGACCGTGTTCCCAAGCCTCACCATTCTTGGTTCTGGAGAAGTATTGTAACCCAGAAGAACAACTTGCTAAAGGAAGGGAGATGGATAGTAAGGTCTGGAACCAATATTCCTCTATCTCATTCAGCTTGGTTCCCTTGCCAACCCCAAACCTTGAGGCAACATAATTTGAGTAATGGTTCTGTGGCTGATCTGATTGATAGCACCACTCATTCTTGGAAGCCAGGTCTAGTCAGATTACTGTACTCTTACCCTATTAGCTCTGAGATTCTAAGATTACCAATCTCTAAGACTGGTTCCGGTTTAGACCTGATAGCTTGGAAATATTCTTCTTCGGGTGATTACCAAGTGAAGCATGCCTACAATCTGATTTCCAAGGACAATGTCCTCCACTCTTTGAATCAATGGCATCTGATATGGAAAGTCCAAGTGCCTGCGAAAATTGCAAACTTTGTGTGGAGACTTTGCCATGACAGTCTGCCTACTTACCTTTCTCTGAGGTCTAGGGGAATTCCTGTTGCTAGCTCTTGCCCTTTATGTGAAGAGGATGAGGAGTCTTCCTCTCACTTGATGCTTTTTTGCCCCTTTGCCAAAGCAATTTGGCATGGCACCACACTGGCTATTCACACTTCTGACATTAGGAATATTTCAGTGCAGCAATGGCTTGGGCAACTGCTCTTAAGACATAAGAGTTTGGATCTGGATAATATGAGGTACTTGCAAGGGGTCTTTACTACCTTGTGGTCAATTTGGACTCATAGGAACTTGGTGGTTCATGAAGGGAAACAACCTAACCCTTTAGAAGTCATTCTAACAGCTCAATCTCTTGTTTGCAGGTTTACAGAAGCTTTTGGTTGTTGCTCTACATCAGTTCATAGGCGTGATGTTCAAAACAAGCGGGTTCAAATCCCTGTTGGTCCTTGGCAGCTCATTGTCAAAGTTGCTGGTGCTAGACTAAAGAAGTTGAATAGAGCTGGGTTTGCATATGAAGCCAAAACCGCTCAAGGAAATACCATTCTACAAGGTATCTCTAGTTGTGCAGATCAACCTATTCCAGTCATCATCCAGGGGCCAATGCTAGAGGTAGCACTCAAAGCTAGGAACTTGGGTTTCAAACACATTTTGTTTCTCAGTGATTGTAGGAGGGCTGTGCAAGTCAATAACTGCAAACTCACCACTAATTGGCAAGAGAAGAGTTTCATGTCAGATTGGTCTTATCTCTTGGCTGATGGTTTTGTTTATCACTCTGTGTTTGTACCAAGGGTTGTAAATAGTTGGACTTTTTCTCTAGCTCAGTTGGccactaaaatgaaaatcaactGCTGTACTGTTAATACTAACCTGCTGTAA